In a genomic window of Cardiocondyla obscurior isolate alpha-2009 linkage group LG08, Cobs3.1, whole genome shotgun sequence:
- the LOC139104552 gene encoding neprilysin-4 isoform X4, producing MKVISRKTSVVNDYNRFRWNILPSYDDYPGEEETNKKKMQSGSNLNQFSDDDFLSGGPCPSCRLAINKETGRLKWCTGGNEARRFRIKLMLLIPAVLLPITIVFIALSRFQGTAKATDSRAVSTFYEMKEQDKKRIEDDVLWPTSRNDVERMTEETEEEDRLLLPDMKTSYVPVDTHPPFRSQSPYRRKRDIDGENHTRDGFKLVDDRATFSTRTHTHLANGKLADSLLREESVRIGGETAERSVLGSDRVRAYVERVKVKNGDTIESSHTRNTMKENKFSDNYYLDLEEIADDTYESNGTKCVEKRSKEKSLKKIREEDKLFSSVNETRLSVVDAIKDDQAPNLRTFWKDEENATSIREARARIMLRYMDESMDPCQDFYQYACGNWAKRNPIPKDKAGYDTFEMLRESLDSILRELLEDPISRDIDGIDNDDATIKAKYLFQSCMNYEILEQRMERPLVRLLDELGGWPILRPDWDSDKFDWLLLTAQLRLYNNDVLISEWVGPDIKNSDKYVIQIDQTSLGLPTRDYFLQPSNAIYLKAYKDYLISIAFLLGASLNNSSIDAEELIQFETQLASITLSPDERRNFSELYQRMNIGELRTLVPQIDWRRYLSIVLGRPIHFSEPVVVFALQYIQDLVVLLSKTQPRTVANYLLWRFVRHRVNNLDDRFQEVKQKFYYILFGREQAPSRWKNCVTQVNSNMDMAVGSMFVKKYFDENSKNDTLSMTREIQRSFRELLDKTSWIDDETKYLASEKVNAMSLRIGYPDFILQTHLLNDRYKDVVIRPNKYFENTLNILRHLTRVEQARLGSAVNKTLWNTAPAVVNAYYSRNKNQINFFHEV from the exons ATGAAGGTCATTTCACGGAAGACGAGCGTCGTAAACGATTATAATAGATTTCGTTGGAACATTTTGCCGAGCTACGACGATTATCCTGGCGAAGAGGAGACCAACAAAA AGAAAATGCAAAGTGGCAGTAATTTGAACCAATTCAGCGACGATGATTTTTTGAGCGGTGGACCGTGCCCGTCGTGCAGACTGGCTATCAATAAGGAAACCGGTAGACTCAA ATGGTGCACCGGCGGAAACGAAGCGCGACGCTTTCGTATCAAACTGATGCTTCTTATACCCGCCGTATTGCTGCCGATCACTATAGTGTTTATCGCATTATCACGATTTCAAGGCACAGCCAAAGCCACTGATTCGCGCGCAGTTTCTACATTTTACGAGATGAAAGAACAGGACAAAAAAAGGATCGAGGATGACGTTCTTTGGC CTACCAGTCGCAACGACGTAGAACGTATGACGGAAGAAACCGAAGAAGAGGACCGACTTTTGCTTCCCGATATGAAAACGAGTTACGTGCCCGTAGACACGCATCCCCCGTTTCGATCGCAATCGCCCTACCGACGCAAACGAGACATCGACGGG GAGAATCACACGAGGGATGGTTTCAAACTGGTGGACGATCGAGCGACGTTCTCGACTCGTACGCACACTCATTTAGCTAACGGCAAATTGGCAGATTCTCTTTTAAGGGAAGAATCAGTTAGGATAGGTGGAGAGACGGCAGAGAGGTCCGTCTTGGGTTCAGACAGGGTGAGGGCATACGTCGAGCGAGTCAAG GTAAAGAACGGCGATACGATCGAAAGCAGCCACACGCGGAATACTAtgaaggaaaataaattttcggaCAATTACTATCTGGACCTGGAAGAAATAGCTGACGATACTTACGAAAGTAATGGAACCAAGt GTGTTGAGAAACGGTCGAAGGAGAAATCATTGAAAAAGATCCGTGAAGAAGACAAGCTTTTTTCTTCGGTCAATGAAACGCGGCTATCGGTGGTCGATGCGATCAAGGATGACCAAGCGCCTAATCTCCGTACATTTTGGAAAGACGAAGAAAACGCTACAAGTATTAGAGAAGCTCGAG CTCGAATAATGCTGAGGTACATGGATGAGAGTATGGACCCGTGTCAGGACTTCTATCAATACGCTTGTGGTAATTGGGCGAAACGTAATCCTATTCCGAAAGACAAAGCTGGTTACGATACCTTCGAGATGCTCAGAGAATCGCTGGATTCTATATTGAGAGAATTGTTGGAAGATCCAATATCACGCGACATCGACGGGATAGACAATGATGATGCTACGATTAAGGCGAAATATCTATTTCAAAGCTGCATGAATTACG AGATTTTGGAGCAACGTATGGAACGACCACTCGTTCGACTTCTGGACGAACTTGGTGGCTGGCCGATTCTAAGACCAGACTGGGATTCCGACAAGTTCGACTGGCTTCTTTTGACCGCTCAACTGCGATTGTATAATAATGACGTATTAATCTCGGAATGGGTGGGTCCAGATATTAAAAACAGCGACAAGTACGTGATACAG ATTGATCAAACGTCGCTCGGACTTCCTACGAGAGATTATTTCCTTCAACCATCTAACGCGATCTACTTGAAAGCTTACAAGGATTACTTAATAAGCATCGCATTCTTACTCGGCGCATCCTTGAACAACTCGTCTATTGATGCTGAGGAGCTAATTCAATTTGAAACGCAGCTAGCATCG ATTACATTGTCACCGGATGAGAGACGAAATTTTTCAGAGCTCTATCAACGAATGAATATTGGCGAATTGAGAACACTCGTGCCGCAAATTGATTGGCGCCGTTATTTGTCGATCGTTTTGGGTCGACCGATTCATTTTTCTGAGCCAGTGGTTGTCTTCGCCTTGCAATATATCCAAGATTTGGTTGTTCTACTTTCGAAAACGCAACCTAG aacAGTAGCAAATTATCTTCTATGGAGATTTGTACGGCACAGAGTGAATAATTTGGACGATCGTTTTCAGGAGGTcaaacaaaagttttattatattctattcGGTAGAGAGCAAGCACCGTCCAGATGGAAGAATTGCGTAACCCAAGTTAATTCTAATATGGATATGGCTGTCGGTTCAATGTTtgtcaaaaaatatttcgatgaAAATAGTAAGAACGAC ACATTATCAATGACGCGAGAGATACAGCGATCATTTAGAGAGCTGCTTGATAAAACCAGTTGGATCGACGATGAAACGAAGTACTTGGCATCTGAAAAAGTAAACGCTATGTCGCTGAGAATCGGCTATCCAGATTTTATTCTACAGACACACCTATTAAACGATCGTTACAAAGAT GTTGTAATTCGACCAAACAAGTATTTTGAGAACACGTTAAATATTCTACGGCACCTGACCAGAGTTGAACAAGCGCGTCTTGGTAGCGCAGTTAATAAAACGTTGTGGAACACTGCTCCAGCGGTTGTCAACGCTTACTACAGTCGcaacaaaaatcaaataa ATTTTTTCCACGAAGTTTAA